GGACCGTGGAACGGCTTCGCCGCGTCGAGGCCGAGATCGCCGCCGACGGCGACACATGGCACTGCGTCGTCGCCATGCACGAGCGAACCGGCGACGTGGCCGCGTTCACCGAGCTGCTGCGCGATCCGGTGCGGCCCGCGTTGAGCTGGCAGCGGGACACGGCAGTGGTGCGGGCCCACCGTGGTCTCGGACTCGCGCGGACGGTCAAGGCGGCCATGCTGCGCTGGCTGTCAGCCGAGGTCCCCGGGCTCGACCGCGTGGTCACCAGCACGGCCGCGGAGAACACGGCCATGCGCCGGGTGAACGAACAGGTCGGCTACCTCCCGTACGCCGAGATCGGCATGCTCGAAGCGGCGCCCGCCGAGATCGAGGCCAAGCTCTCGATCCCCGGCGCCCGCCGCTCGCAACAGCGCCGGCCGCTACTCCAGCACCTCGCCGACTTCGAAGCCTGACGCCGCGAGCCCGCCCGACGCCGCCGTCCCGGCCGGCTGATCCTGGCCCTGGTCCTGCAGCAGCGTCTCGCCCTTGACGAACCAGGCGAATCCGAACGCGAAGGTGGCCAGAGCCTCGCACCAGAACAGCGGATGCACCCTGTCGCCGAACGACTGGGAGGTGAAGGAACTGAGCCCCGCCAGCGCCGTGAACACCACCACCAGCACCGCGCACACCCGGTAGACGAGGTTGCGCGCATTCTTCGCCGAAGTCCGCTGCCCGGCCGGCCGGTCCGTCAAGGTGAACAGGAACCAGCACATCAGCGCCATGTTCACCAAGAACAGCGCGGCGAACACGACGTGCAGCACACCCACCGTCGCAGCCAGCCGCGTGGCACCGCCCGGCCGGGTCGGACACACCGCGACGCCGATCGCGCACGCGCCCCCGATCGTGGCGAAAACGTCGTCCCAGTGCCGGTACCGATAGCAGATCAGGAACACGCCCACCGCGCACAGGCTCCCGACGAAGACGTTGCGCATGTCCGAGTAGTAGTAGCTGCTCATCGAAGCCAGCAGCCGCCAATGCCCGGTGCTCAGCGCGTATCCCAGCGGAAGGACGACCGGCAACAGCGCCCCGATGAGGCCGATGGCGCGGCGGAGGAAGAGGTATGAGACGGCGAGCTCCATTGCGGCGGCCCCCAGGCGTTCCCGTGTGGATCAATGTTCCCATTCGTTTCATTCCCGCTTACGGAACGTATCAATCCGATCACTGAAGGTTCTGCCGCGTTGTTTTGCCCGCTTTTTATCGTCTGCCACGCCGACCCCGCTCGACGCCGGCCGTCGCCTTTTCTTCGCGCCGCCCGCAACCAGCGCCGCGAAGTTCCGGAACCTGACTTCGTATCAATTCTCTTGACACACACCCAATCCAGAGACAACGTTGTCATCGCTTGCCGCCTGTGCAGCGCGCACCTCCTCATCCCGTTTTATCGCCGCCCGCGGACCCACCCGCGCGTGCGGCGAGGAAGGAGCGACCCCGCACCATGGCACGAAACGATCACCCGAGCAGCAGCTTCGGCACGCCCTCGCGGCCCGGAGCCGGCACCCCCACGCACCCGCCGTTCCCGGCCCGTACCCGTCGGCGGCTCACCGCCGCCCTCGCCGCATCCGTCACCGCGCTCGCGTTGGCCGCCGCCCCCGCAGCCCACGCCGCTCCCGCCCACCCCGCGCTGGTGACGAGCCCGGCCTCGCTCGTCAACCCGTTCATCGGCACCGCCAACTCGGCCAACGACTTCCCGGGCGCCGACGTGCCCTACGGCATGGTCCAGTGGAGCCCGGACACGCCCTCCCGCCCGGACGGCGGCGGCTACGCCTACAGCGACTCCTCGATCACCGGCTTCAGCCTCACCCACCTGTCCGGCCCCGGCTGCGGGGCCGAAGGCGACGTGCCCGTCCTGCCGACCGTCGGCAGCGTCAACACCGGCGCCACCGACTCCTTCTCGCACTCCAACGAGACCGCCTCACCCGGCTACTACTCCGTCGCCCTGTCCAACGGGGTCACCACCCAGCTGACCGTGACCCCGCGCTCCGGAATGGCCTCGTTCACGTTCCCGTCCACCACCCAGGCCAACCTGATCTTCAAGCTCAACGCCAGCCAGAACGGGGACTCCAACACCCAGTTCAACGTCGTGAGCAACACCGAAGTCAGCGGCCAGGCCACCAGCGGGAACTTCTGCGGCGGGGGCAACAGCTACACCGTCTACTTCGACATGGTCTTCAACCAGTCGTTCGCCTCCAACGGCAGCCAGGCCGTGGCGGCCACGACCCCGTCGACGGCCACCGCCCAGTCCTCCACCACGCCCGAGGCGAAGAACCACCCTGCCCTGCACGGTAAGACGGCCACCGCCAAGTCCGACGCCGTCACCCCGAACACCGCGGCCAACGACGGATACGTCACCTTCAACACCACCTCGAACCAGACGGTGCTCGCCAAGGTCGGCGTCTCCTACGTCTCGATCGCCAACGCCGTGCAGAACCGCGCCACCGAGAACCCGAACTGGAACTTCTCCAGCACCGAATCCGCCGCGCAGGCCTCCTGGAACACCCTGCTCGGCAAGGTGCAGACGTCCGGGGGCACCGCCGCCCAGCAGGCCGTGTTCTACACCGCGCTCTACCACGCGTTGCTGCACCCGAACATCATCAGCGACGTCAACGGCCAGTACTACGGCTTCAACGGCAGCGTGCAGACCGTCGACTCGGGCCACTCCGCCGCCTACGCCAACTACTCCGGCTGGGACATCTACCGCTCCCAAGCACAACTCGAAGCGCTCACCGACCCGCAAGCTGCCTCCGACACGGCCCAGTCGATGATCGACGACTACAAGCAGACCGGCCGCTTCCCGAAGTGGTCCGAGGACAACGGCGAGACGTACGTGATGGTCGGCGACCCGGCCGACGAGATCCTCGCCGAGTACTACGCCTTCGGAGCGCGCAACTTCGACACCTCGACTGCGCTCACTGACATGATCGCGGAAGCCACCACGGCCAACAACAACCGGCCCGGCCTGACCTACCTCGAGCAACTCGGCTACCTGCCCACGAACGGCAGCTACGGCTGTTGCAACTTCTACGGCGCCGCCGCGACCACCCTCGAGTACAACAGCGCCGACTTCGCCATCTCCGCCTTCGCCGGAGCGCTCGGCGACGGCTCCGACCAGACCGCGTTCGCCAACCGGGCCCAGGACTGGCAGAACATCTACGACCACAACAGCGGGTTCGTCCAGCCGCGCGACTACAGCGGCACCTGGACCTCCGGCTTCAACCCGACCTCGACCTCGAACTTCGTCGAGGAAGACGGCTGGCAGTACACGCTGATGGTCCCGTTCAACCTGCACGGCCTGGCCACCGCCATGGGCGGCAACAGCACGATGAACACGTATCTCAACACCGTGCTCTCCTCGCTCACCGGAGCCAACGGCTACACCGACCTCGGCAACGAGCCCGCGCTCGACATCCCGTGGGAGTACGACTACACCGGCGAGCCGTACCAGACCCAGCACGTCGTGCGCCAAGTCCAGGACCAGATCTGGACCGACGCCCCCGGCGGCCTGGCCGGAAACGACGACCTCGGCGAGATGAGCGCCTGGTACGTCTGGTCCGCACTCGGCATGTACCCGGAGACCCCGGGCACCTCCGACCTGGCCCTCGGCTCCCCGCTGTTCACCCAGATCGTGCTCACGCTGCCCAGCGGCAACACCCTGACGATCAACGGCAACGGCGCGGCCGACGGCTCCCCGTACGTACAGTCCGCCACCTGGAACGGGACGGCGTGGAACAACGCCTACGTCCCGGGCGCCGCCATCACCTCCGGCGGCACGCTCAACTTCACCCTCGGCTCCACGGCCAACACCTCCTGGGCCGCCGCCTCGAACGAGGCCCCGCCCTCCTACGCGGGCAACCCGACCTACACCGACATCGGCGTCTCGGCCGACTCCGCCGCCTCCGCGGCGAACTTCGACGGCGGCGGCTACAGCTACTCGGCCACCGCCCTGAGCGCCGCCGGCGTGAACCCCGGCTCCACCGTCAGCGCCAACGGCGTCAACTTCACCTGGCCCGGTCCCGCGGCAGGCTCGCTGGACAACTACCTGGCCAACGGCCAAACCGTGACCGCCAGCGGATCCGGAGCGATCTCGTTCCTCGGCTCCGCGAGCAACGGGCCCTCCACCGGCGCTGCAGTCGTCACCTACACCGACGGCAGTACCCAGAGCGTGCCGATCACCTTCAGCGACTG
This genomic window from Actinospica robiniae DSM 44927 contains:
- a CDS encoding lectin, with the protein product MARNDHPSSSFGTPSRPGAGTPTHPPFPARTRRRLTAALAASVTALALAAAPAAHAAPAHPALVTSPASLVNPFIGTANSANDFPGADVPYGMVQWSPDTPSRPDGGGYAYSDSSITGFSLTHLSGPGCGAEGDVPVLPTVGSVNTGATDSFSHSNETASPGYYSVALSNGVTTQLTVTPRSGMASFTFPSTTQANLIFKLNASQNGDSNTQFNVVSNTEVSGQATSGNFCGGGNSYTVYFDMVFNQSFASNGSQAVAATTPSTATAQSSTTPEAKNHPALHGKTATAKSDAVTPNTAANDGYVTFNTTSNQTVLAKVGVSYVSIANAVQNRATENPNWNFSSTESAAQASWNTLLGKVQTSGGTAAQQAVFYTALYHALLHPNIISDVNGQYYGFNGSVQTVDSGHSAAYANYSGWDIYRSQAQLEALTDPQAASDTAQSMIDDYKQTGRFPKWSEDNGETYVMVGDPADEILAEYYAFGARNFDTSTALTDMIAEATTANNNRPGLTYLEQLGYLPTNGSYGCCNFYGAAATTLEYNSADFAISAFAGALGDGSDQTAFANRAQDWQNIYDHNSGFVQPRDYSGTWTSGFNPTSTSNFVEEDGWQYTLMVPFNLHGLATAMGGNSTMNTYLNTVLSSLTGANGYTDLGNEPALDIPWEYDYTGEPYQTQHVVRQVQDQIWTDAPGGLAGNDDLGEMSAWYVWSALGMYPETPGTSDLALGSPLFTQIVLTLPSGNTLTINGNGAADGSPYVQSATWNGTAWNNAYVPGAAITSGGTLNFTLGSTANTSWAAASNEAPPSYAGNPTYTDIGVSADSAASAANFDGGGYSYSATALSAAGVNPGSTVSANGVNFTWPGPAAGSLDNYLANGQTVTASGSGAISFLGSASNGPSTGAAVVTYTDGSTQSVPITFSDWTLGGGGSAVAASDTTAITTTYRNHAGNSSDATKTYVFATKPMNLASGKTVASVRLPSNVASGALHVFALGFTSAASPAVGAVYSGVSSGVLGGLCLDDSGGGTTNGTHVQIYGCNGGSTQQWTIATNGTIQINGGCLDVSNSGTANGTVVQWWTCNNTGAQQWQAGAGNSLINPQSGKCLDDPGSTTTAGTQLQIYTCNSTGAQNWTLP